The following coding sequences lie in one Acropora palmata chromosome 3, jaAcrPala1.3, whole genome shotgun sequence genomic window:
- the LOC141876434 gene encoding TNF receptor-associated factor 3-like, with translation MLKPVSLGCGHSGCRECLTELVTKTLMPKCPMCRTELRADSICVNIALDHITSELAVECLSVGCGWKGSYGQAPEHLKTCPKLQVVCNNEECQHKSIREEMPNHIASCSKKKIPCSECHVCVKWELLQKHQAEQCPNAVIQCPLDCGSTIPTSSITLHLHQCPEKVYLCKVPGCKKMMKRKDLTSHIMEAASSHYVLQLSEIKRLRRIIHNRCKPERTLVEVESIVSFRWRLLNFPAMLRYQTDATGDDPITSEVFSCERHKWRGLLTDKKSLFLQLVSASHPITAEFRIVLMPGQEKQKEFRSEKTTLKEGEMWGGDVCDIESFVEEDGRINIKFIIFYLNM, from the exons ATGCTAAAGCCCGTAAGTTTAGGCTGTGGCCATTCTGGATGTCGTGAATGTCTCACGGAATTGGTAACAAAAACTTTGATGCCAAAATGCCCAATGTGCCGGACGGAATTGCGTGCAGATTCCATTTGTGTGAACATCGCTCTTGATCACATAACCAGCGAACTGGCGGTTGAGTGTCTAAGCGTTGGCTGTGGTTGGAAAGGATCGTATGGACAAGCCCCTGAGCATTTGAAGACATGTCCAAAACTTCAAGTGGTATGCAACAATGAAGAATGCCAGCACAAGTCTATTCGTGAAGAAATGCCTAACCATATAGCTTCCTGTAGCAAGAAGAAAATCCCATGTTCAGAATGTCATGTGTGTGTTAAATGGGAATTGCTGCAAAAACATCAAGCTGAACAATGTCCTAATGCTGTAATTCAATGTCCATTGGATTGTGGAAGTACAATACCCAC GAGCAGCATTACCCTTCATCTCCATCAGTGCCCGGAAAAGGTTTATTTGTGCAAGGTTCCGGGGTGTAAGAAGATGatgaaaagaaaggatttaACAAGCCACATAATGGAAGCGGCCAGTTCTCATTATGTGCTCCAGTTAAGCGAAATAAAACGACTTCGTCGAATAATACACAAT AGGTGTAAGCCCGAAAGAACATTGGTGGAAGTGGAAAGCATTGTATCCTTCCGTTGGAGACTATTAAACTTCCCGGCAATGTTAAGGTACCAAACGGATGCCACTGGAGATGACCCTATAACAAGTGAAGTGTTTTCATGTGAGAGGCATAAGTGGCGGGGACTACTAACAgataaaaaaagtttgtttctgcaattggtatcaGCATCCCATCCAATTACAGCAGAATTTCg GATTGTATTGATGCCTggacaagaaaagcaaaaagagtTCCGCTCGGAAAAGACAACATTAAAGGAAGGAGAAATGTGGGGTGGAGATGTCTGTGATATAGAAAGTTTTGTGGAGGAAGACGGCCGCATaaacattaaatttattattttttatctgaACATGTAA
- the LOC141876055 gene encoding uncharacterized protein LOC141876055, with translation MFARHGIPEQLISDNGPQFSSTSFAKFAEDYGFTHILTSPRYPQANGEVERAVQTVKNLLKKTSDPYKALMAYRATPLESGLSPAELLMGRKIRTRIPTSPSNLNPCWPYLEQFRENDTSLKDRQKRDFDRRHSAKSLPELHPGECVWLPDKKVEGTVVDKAGPPRSYIVETPKGQLRRNRRHLNRLPETPNTDTSTALSSPSPDVQTATSPEPTAPATPVAPRRTTRSGREIRLPERFKDLSVHLVI, from the coding sequence ATGTTTGCAAGACATGGCATCCCTGAGCAACTCATCTCGGACAATGGGCCGCAGTTTTCATCAACCTcatttgccaaatttgccgAGGACTATGGATTTACTCACATCCTAACTAGCCCGCGATACCCGCAAGCAAACGGCGAGGTTGAACGTGCGGTTCAGACCGTGAAGAATCTACTCAAGAAAACCTCAGATCCTTACAAAGCACTGATGGCTTATCGTGCCACGCCCCTCGAAAGCGGCCTTAGTCCGGCCGAACTGCTGATGGGAAGGAAGATCCGCACCAGAATCCCTACTTCACCAAGTAACCTGAACCCCTGTTGGCCATACCTTGAGCAGTTTAGAGAGAACGATACCTCTCTGAAAGACAGACAGAAGAGGGACTTTGACAGGCGTCATTCTGCAAAATCCCTCCCAGAACTTCATCCTGGAGAGTGCGTTTGGTTACCAGACAAAAAAGTCGAAGGGACCGTGGTGGACAAAGCTGGCCCCCCACGCTCTTACATAGTTGAAACTCCCAAGGGACAACTGAGGAGAAACAGACGCCATCTGAATCGTCTCCCAGAGACGCCTAATACAGATACCAGCACAGCCCTTAGCTCACCTTCTCCTGATGTTCAGACTGCTACGAGCCCTGAGCCAACCGCCCCAGCTACACCTGTGGCCCCAAGGAGAACCACCCGAAGCGGTCGCGAAATTAGACTCCCAGAGCGTTTCAAAGACCTAAGCGTTCATCTTGTAATATGA